A stretch of the Chelonoidis abingdonii isolate Lonesome George chromosome 11, CheloAbing_2.0, whole genome shotgun sequence genome encodes the following:
- the LOC116831823 gene encoding ras-related protein Rab-11A-like has protein sequence MRGKDDEYDYLFKVVLIGDSGVGKSNLLSRFTRNEFNLESKSTIGVEFATRSIQVDNKTVKAQIWDTAGQERYRAITSAYYRGAVGALLVYDIAKYLTYENAERWLKELQDHADANIVIMLVGNKSDLRHLRAVPTDEAKSFAEKNGLSFIETSALDSTNVETAFHSILAEIYRIVSQRQMTGQQEPEFGSSTAIDPIKVLPTHQEGKQAPCCQNI, from the exons ATGCGTGGCAAGGACGATGAGTATGATTATCTCTTCAAAG TGGTGCTGATCGGGGACTCTGGCGTAGGGAAGAGCAACCTCCTCTCACGCTTCACCCGCAATGAGTTCAACCTGGAGAGCAAGAGCACCATTGGGGTGGAGTTTGCCACCCGGAGCATCCAGGTGGACAACAAGACTGTGAAGGCTCAGATCTGGGACACAGCGGGCCAAGAGCGTTACCGCGCCATCACCTCAGC CTATTATCGGGGGGCGGTGGGGGCCCTCCTGGTCTACGACATTGCCAAGTACCTGACCTATGAGAACGCCGAGCGCTGGCTGAAGGAGCTGCAGGACCACGCCGACGCCAACATCGTCATCATGCTGGTGGGCAACAAGAGCGACCTGCGACATCTCCGTGCCGTGCCCACCGATGAGGCCAAGAGCTTTGCAG agAAGAACGGCCTGTCCTTCATCGAGACGTCTGCCCTGGACTCCACCAATGTGGAGACAGCCTTCCACAGCATCCTGGCAG AAATCTACCGCATCGTGTCGCAGAGGCAGATGACTGGGCAGCAGGAGCCAGAGTTTGGGTCCAGCACGGCCATTGACCCTATCAAAGTCCTGCCCACTCACCAGGAGGGGAAAcaggctccctgctgccagaaCATATGA